A window of Desulfobulbus oralis genomic DNA:
GGCTTCCGGTGTGTAACCCCGGCGGCGCAGACCGGAAAGGGTCGGCATTCGGGGATCGTCCCAGCCGGAAACCCGGCCTTCGTTCACCATCTGCAGGAGTTTGCGTTTGCTTGTGATGGTGTAGCCCAGATCGAGTCGCGCGAATTCGTACTGCCGCGGATGATGCGGCGTTTGCAGGGTGTCCAGCACCCAGTCGTAGAGGACACGGTTGTTTTCGAATTCCAGGGTGCAGAGCGAATGGGTGACGCCTTCCAGCATGTCGGAGAGGCAGTGGGCAAAATCGTACATCGGATAGATGTGCCAGGCGTCGCCCGCGCGATGGTGCGACTTGTGCAGAATGCGATAGATGACCGGATCGCGCAGCACGATGTAGGGCGAGGCCATGTCGATTTTCGCCCGCAGGACGCAGGAACCCTCGGGAAATTCGCCCTGCTTCATCCGCTCGAAGAGCGACAGATTTTCCGCCACGCTGCGGTCGCGGTACGGGCTGTTCCGGCCCGGCTCGGTGAGCGTGCCGCGATACTCGCGGATCTGTTCGCCGTTCAGGTCGCACACATAGGCCCTGCCCATTCTGATGAGCTGGACCGCATATTCGTAAATGGCCAGAAAGTAGTCGGAAGCAAAGCGCACCGCGCCGTCCCAGTGGAAGCCCAGCCACTCCACGTCCCGCTTGATGGCTTCCACGTATTCGCTGGATTCCCTGCCCGGGTTGGTGTCGTCCAGGCGCAGGCGGCATTTGCCGTGAAACTCCTGGGCCACGCCGAAATTCAGGCAGATGGACTTGGCATGGCCAATGTGCAGGTAGCCGTTGGGCTCCGGCGGAAAACGGGTGACGATCGACGGATGTTTGCCGCTCTCCAGGTCGTCTCTGATGATCTGGCGGATGAAATCAAGGGGTTTGGCTTCGGTTTCGGGTTGACCCGGCTGCTCAGCTCTTGTCATGGCGCTTCAGTCAAAAAATTGGTCCACATGGGCCA
This region includes:
- a CDS encoding glutamine--tRNA ligase/YqeY domain fusion protein, with the protein product MTRAEQPGQPETEAKPLDFIRQIIRDDLESGKHPSIVTRFPPEPNGYLHIGHAKSICLNFGVAQEFHGKCRLRLDDTNPGRESSEYVEAIKRDVEWLGFHWDGAVRFASDYFLAIYEYAVQLIRMGRAYVCDLNGEQIREYRGTLTEPGRNSPYRDRSVAENLSLFERMKQGEFPEGSCVLRAKIDMASPYIVLRDPVIYRILHKSHHRAGDAWHIYPMYDFAHCLSDMLEGVTHSLCTLEFENNRVLYDWVLDTLQTPHHPRQYEFARLDLGYTITSKRKLLQMVNEGRVSGWDDPRMPTLSGLRRRGYTPEAIRNFCAFIGIGKRDSQIDMGVLENAVREDLNQRALRVFGVLDPLKVVITNYPEGQLEEVLAQNHPQNPDLGARPLPFGRELYIERDDFMEHAPKKFFRLSIGHEVRLRYAYLITCTEAVKDENGRIVELRCTYDPASRGGNAPDGRKVKGTIHWVAAAQAVPAELRLYDRLFIKAEPDGDRERPFTDFLNPESLTLLSRCMLEPGLAKAQPADRFQFERQGYFCLDPDSRPDRLVFNRIVSLKDSWQKINAAPSPSQK